One Epinephelus lanceolatus isolate andai-2023 chromosome 10, ASM4190304v1, whole genome shotgun sequence genomic region harbors:
- the LOC117266433 gene encoding protein S100-A1-like: MEPACQPIAVYCPAQGTLESAMNMLVDVFQSHALQDGDKFHLNRWEMRDLFQRELRQLLESSKDVQKSCQIIDDLDKNRDGKVDFEEFVSVATKLIMCCHSYFEEENLMCGYR; encoded by the exons ATGGAG CCAGCGTGCCAGCCAATCGCAGTCTACTGCCCAGCGCAGGGAACACTGGAATCAGCCATGAACATGCTGGTTGATGTGTTCCAGAGCCACGCTCTCCAAGACGGTGACAAGTTTCACCTGAACCGATGGGAGATGAGGGATCTGTTCCAAAGAGAGCTCCGTCAGCTCTTGGAG TCAAGCAAGGATGTTCAAAAGTCATGTCAGATCATAGACGATCTGGACAAGAATCGGGACGGCAAAGTGGACTTTGAAGAGTTTGTTTCAGTGGCCACGAAGCTCATCATGTGCTGCCACTCCTACTTCGAGGAGGAGAACCTCATGTGTGGTTACAGATAA